The nucleotide sequence AGCGCACCCACCTTCGCCAACCCCACCCAGCAGCTGGACTTCCTGCGCTTCTCCTCCGACGAGCAGCGCGCCCAGCTGCGCGCCGAGCGCGAGGTGCTGACCCGGCTCACCACCCAGCCGGTCACCACGAACTTCATGATCGGCACCGGCATCAAGTACCTCGACTACCACTCCTGGGCCGCCGACGTGGACCTGGTCGCCAACGACCACTACCTCACGGCCGCCGACCCGCAACCGCACCTCGGCCTGGCGCTGGCCGCCGACCACACCCGCGGTGTCGCGGGCGGTGGCCCGTGGCTGCTCATGGAGCACTCCACCAGCGCGGTGAACTGGCAGCCGCGCAACGTCGCCAAGACCCCCGGCCAGTTGCGCCGCAACAGCCTCGCCCACGTGGCGCGCGGCGCCGACGGGGTGCTGTTCTTCCAGTGGCGGGCCTCGCGGGCGGGTGCGGAGAAGTTCCACTCCGCGCTGGTCCCGCACGCCGGCCCGGAGACCAAGGTGTTCCGCGAGGTCTGCCGGCTCGGCGCCGACCTTGAGGCCCTCGCCGAGGTGGGCGGCAGCCGGGTCGACGCCGACGTGGCGATCCTCTTCGACTACGAGGCCTGGTGGGGCGCCGAGCTCGACTCCCACCCCAGCGTCGACGTCACCTACACCGACCGGCTCACCGCGCTGCACGGCGCGCTCTGGCGTGCCGGCGTCACCGCCGACGTGGTGCACCCGTCCACCGACCTGTCCCGCTACCGGCTGGTCCTGGTGCCCACCCTCTACCTGGTCCGCGAGGCCGACGCCGACGCGCTGCGCCGCTACGTCGAGGCCGGCGGGACCGCACTGGTCACCTACTTCAGCGGCATCGTCGACGAGCACGACCACATCCGGCTCGGCGGCTACCCGGGCGCCTTCCGCGACCTGCTCGGCGTACGCACCGAGGAGTTCTTCCCGCTCCGGGCGGGCGAGTCGGTCCGCCTCGACGACGGCGCCACCGCCGCCGTGTGGACCGAGTGGCTGCACGCCGAGGACGCCGAGGTGCTCGCCGCGTACGCCGACGGGCCGCTGCCCGGGGTGCCGGCGCTGACCCGGCGGGCGGTGGGCGCGGGAGCGGCCTGGTACCTGGGCACGCGGCTCGACGAGGCCGCCACCGACGGGCTTGTCGCGCGGCTGCTCGCCGAGGCGGGCGTCCACCCGCCGGCGACCGCGCCCGCGGGGGTGGAGGTGGTCCGCCGGCGCACGGCCGACCGGAGCTGGCTTTTCGTCATCAACCACACCGACGCCGAGGTCCGGCTGGCGGTCACCGGCGCCGAACTGCTCGCCGGCGGCTGGTGCGACGGCGAGCTGGTCGTCCCGGCGGGGGAGGTGGCAGTCGTCCGCGAGACGTCCGGCGGCGCCGGCGACCGGGCCCTGCCGTCCGGGCCGCCGGACGCCGGTGCGCCCGCGGTGCACCGGACGACCGACGCGGTCTGACGTTTCCTGCCGCACGAAGGGAGTTCGATGCTCGCCCAGCAACGGCAGAGCGCCATCCTGGAGCTGATCCGCCAGAGCGGCGGCGTCCGGGTCAGCCACCTGGTCAGCCGCTTCGGGGTGTCGGACATGACCATCCGGCGGGACCTGGAGGTGCTCGCCGAGCGGGGCCTGGTCGACAAGGTCCACGGGGGAGCGACGCTGGCCGGTCCCGGCTCGGCCGAGGAGCCGGGCTTCGCGGCCAAGTCCATCCGGCAGCAGGCCGAGAAGCGGGCGATCGTCGAACGGGCCGCCGGCCTGGTCGAGCCCGGCATGGCCATCGCACTGTCCGCCGGCACCACCACCGCCGCCCTGGCCGCGCGGCTGGCCGACGTGCGGGGGCTGACCGTGGTCACCAACTCGATCCCGGTCGCCGACGCCCTCTACCAGAATCCGCGCGCCGACCAGACGGTCGTGCTCACCGGCGGCATCCGCACGCCCTCGGACGCGCTGACCGGGCCGGTGGCCGAGGCGGCCATCGCCGCGCTCAACGTCGACCTGCTCTTCCTGGGCGTGCACGGGATGAGCCCGCGCACCGGGTTCACCACCCCGAACCTGCTGGAGGCGGCCGTCAACCGGCGGCTGATCGGCGCGGCCCGGCGGCTCGTGGTGCTCGCCGACCACACCAAGTGGGAGACCATCGGCATCGCCACCATCGCCCCGCTGGAGGACGCCGACCTGCTCATCACCGACGGCGGGCTGCCGCCGGAGGGGCGCCGGCAGATCGGCGAGCAGGTCGGTGAGCTGATCGTGGTCGACGTCGACTGACACCCGGCCGGCTTTCAGGCACTTCACAGCGGCCCAGGTTAGGGTCCCCTCCGTGGCCCTGCGCGCCTCCACGATGGAGCGCGCCGACGGTGGAAGCGGAGTGGCGATGGTCTTCAAGAAGATGCTGAGCGCGTTCGGCGTGGGCGGCCCGAGCGTCGACACGGTGCTGACCAACCCCAACACCCGGCCGGGCCTGACCCTGGACGGGCACGTGAACCTGGTCGGCGGCGACGCGCCGGCGAGCATCGAGCAGATCACCGTCGGCCTGGTCACCCGGGTCGAGATCGAGAGCGGCGACACCGAGTACGCGGGCGTCATGGAGTTCCACCGGATGCCGGTGAGCGGCCCGCTGCAGCTGGCCCCGAAGCAGCAGCTGTCCATCCCGTTCCAGCTCCCGGTGCCGTGGGAGACCCCGGTCACCGACGTCTACGGCCAGCGGCTGCACGGCATGACCATGGGCCTGCGTACCGAGCTGGCGGTGGCGCGGGCCGTGGACAAGTCCGACCTGGACCAGGTGGCGGTGCACCCGCTGCCGATCCACGAGCGCATCCTCGACGCGTTCCAGGCGCTCGGCTTCCGCTTCAAGCACGCCGACCTGGAGCGCGGCCACATCCGCGGGGTGCAGCAGACGCTGCCCTTCTATCAGGAGATCGAGTTCTTCGCCGCGCCGCAGTACGCCCAGGTCACCACCGAGGTCGAGCTGACGTTCGTCACGAGCCAGCACGGCGTCGAGGTGATCCTGGAGTGCGACAAGCGCGGCGGTTTCCTCACCCCCGGGCACGACGCCTTCGGCCGCTACTCCGTCCCGCACAGCGACGCCGGCCGCACCGACTGGGTGCAGGTGGTCGACGGCTGGCTGCGGGAGACCACGTCGCGCTACGGCAACCTGCGCGCGCACGGCTTCGGCGCCCCGCACGGGCACCACGGTCACCGCGGCTCGGGCATGGGCGGCATGGTGGCGGGCGCCGCGCTCGGCGTGGCGGGCGGCCTGGTCGCCGGTGAACTGATCGAGGACGCCTTCGAGGGGGACTTCGGGGACTTCGGCGACTTCGGCGAGTGACGGCACACGACGATGCCCCCGGGTGAACCCCGGGGGCATCGTCGTCTCAGGTGTGGCTCCGGTCAGTGCCGTGCCTTGCGCTCCTCACCGCTGCGGAAGTTGCTTCCGGCCTTGGCCAGACCGCGGCTACCGAGGTAACCGATGGTCAGCAGCGTGATGAAGAACCAGGCCTGCGGCGCGCGGAAGATGTCCACGCCCACCGAGTTCTTACCGACCAGGAAGGACGCCACCAGCACGGCCGCCACGGACGCGACATAGACCCAGAATTCGGTCGTCGCGAACGACGGCTTGGTCTCCGTACCGGGCGACTGGATCGCCTGCCGCTGACCGTCGTGCATCATCGGCATCGGGCGCGTCGGCGTCTCCTGCATGCCGGCCCGGTTGGACATGTCCTGTGCCGGCCGGTTCATCGGCCGGGCGGATGCAGCCTGCGTGCTCATCTGTCCTCCTCAGGATGTGATGAGTCGTTCTCTGCATACCTCCCGCCCCGCTGCCGCAGGTCGGCCACGGCGCGGTTCGCGCACTGTGGCGGGGGCACCCTCCGTCTACCCCCCGCCCCGGAGCGGTAACGCCGTATCCCGGCCGAACAGGAGCACCCGCCGGAGGCCACGCTCGTCCGCGCCGGCAACCGGACATCCGGGCACGGACCGGGGCACCGGCCGACCCCGATCGTGGCGCCGGAGCGCCGGTTTCAGCGGCCGGGCGGCGGGCACGCAACAAGGATCCCGAGAAATCTGCGAGGTGGTTCACGTGCGTGAGGACGACATGCGGCAGCAGGCCGCCCGGCGGGCCGAGGAGCGGGTCGCCGGCGGCGTCTACGGCGAGGGCGCGCTCGACGAGGTCACCGTGCCGCAGACCGACGTGCTGCGGGTCATCCAGGACGAGGACCCGGACGACCCGGCGCACGCCCCGGTCGACCCGAACGTGTTGCGCGACGGCGGCCCGACCCGCGGCCAGGGCGCGGTCACCACGACCGGCGGCACCGCCGGGCCGGCCAGCGTCCGCCGGGTGGCTCGCCAACCTGAGCAGCACCGGGGCACCGTGGCGCCGACCACCACGGGCGACGCCACCACCGGCGGCCTGAGCACCCCGGCCGGCGGCTCGACGAGCGACGCCTCGTCGTCCGGCAGCCAGGTCGGCAACTTCACCAACGACCAGGCCAACCCAGGCTGACAAGGGCGCGAAGAAGGGGGGCGGCGGCTTGCCGCCCCCCTTCCTTGCTCTGCCGCGCCGATCATGAGGTTGACGGCACCAATGGAGATCCACATCACCGCCAACCTCATGATCGACCCAATCGGGCCCCGGTGGGTCAGGTGGTGCGGAGGATGCCCAGGCGTTGGGTCGCGCGGGTCAGGGCCACATAGAGGTCGCTGTGGCCGCGCGGGGACTCGGCGACGATCCGGTCCGGGTCCACCACCAGCACCGAGTCGAACTCGAGGCCCTTGGCCTGCTCGGTGGTGAGCACCACCACCCGGTTCGCCAGCTCCGGCTGCTCGCCGACGGCCGCCTCCGGCAGCGCGGCCACGACCGCCGCGCCCAGCTCGTCCACCCGGCCGGCCGGCACGATGACGCCCAGCCGGCCGTCGGCCAGCCCGGCCGCCTCCCGGCCCGTCGCCTCGACCAGCTCGGCCGCGAGCCGGTCCGACGGAACGCCGCGGTCCCACGGCGGTACGCCGCTGGCGCGTACCGAGCGGGGTGGGCGGAGCGCCGGGTCGATCTCGGCGAGCACCTCGGCGGCGACCGCCATGATCTCGGCCGGGGTGCGGTAGCTGACGGTCAGCTCCTCCAGCCGCCACCGGTTCGCCACGTACGGCGCCAGCGCCTCCTGCCAGGACGGCGTGCCGGCGAGCGCGCCGGTCTGCGCCACGTCCCCCACGATCGTCATCGACCGGCTCGGGCACCGGCGCATGAGCAGCCGCCAGGCCATCGGCGACAGCTCCTGCGCCTCGTCGACGATCACGTGCCCGAAGGCCCAGGTCCGGTCGGCGGCGGCACGCTGCGCGGTGGTGAGGTTGTCGGTCTCGCCCTGCCGCTCGGAGAGCCGGTCGGCGTCGATGAGGTCCGTGACGCCGAGGATCTCGCCGCCGTCCGCCTCGTCCTCCACGTCGATCGAGCGGGAACCGCGCCAGATCTCCAGCACGCCCTCGGCGTACTCCCGTTCCAGGGCCCGGATGCGCTCCCGGCGGGCCGCGGCGGCGCGCTCGTCCTCGCCCAGCAGCTCGGCGGCCTCGTCCAGCAGCGGCACGTCGGCCGGCGTCCAGCCGCCCGGCTCCCGGTGCAGCGCGGCCCGCTCCGCGTCGGTGAGCATGGGCGCGGCGGCGGCGATCCGCTCCGGCGACTCGAACAGGTCGGCGAGCAGGCGTTGCGGGGTGAGCACGGGCCACAGCTCGTCCAGCGCGGCCTGGATCTCCGGCTCGTCGCGCAGCTCCCGGCGGATCTCGGCGCGGTCGGCCTCGGACAGCAGGTTCTCGCCGCCGAGCGGGTCGGCGCCGATCCGCTCGGCCACCTGGTCGGCGAGCGCGTGCACGATCTCGATGTCGAACAGCGCCCGGGCCAGGTTGTGCGGGCGCTCGGTGCGGCGGACCCGGTCCCGCGCCTGGCGCACGGTCTCCGGGTCGAGGGTGAGGACCTCCCGCTGGGGCAGTTCGATCTCCAGCGGTTCGTCCGGCACCCACTGCCGGTCGCGCACGGCGCCCACCAGCACCTCGGCGAGCACGGCGCGCCCCTTCAGCGCGGCGGTCTCCGCCGGCTCGGTGCGGCGCGCGTGCACGCCGGGGAAGAGGTCGGCCTGGGTACGCAGCAGCACGCCGGTCTCGGCCAGCGCCGGCAGCACCTGGGAGATGTAGCGCAGGAAGGTGGCGTTCGGGCCGACCAGCAGCACGCCGCGGGTGGAGAGCTGCTGCCGGTGCGTGTAGAGCAGGTACGCGGCCCGGTGCAGCGCCACGGCCGTCTTGCCGGTGCCCGGCCCGCCCTGCACGACCATGACGCCCGGCAGGTCGGCCCGGATGATCCGGTCCTGCTCGGCCTGGATGGTCTCGACGATGTCGCGCATCCGCCCGGTACGCCCGGCGTTCAGCGCGGCGAGCAGCGACGCCTCGCCCGTCACCTCCTCGTGGGCGGTGGGGGAGGCGGCGGCGATGTCCAGCACCTCGTCGTTGAGCCCGGTGACCTTCCGCTCCCGCGTACGCAGGTGCCGGCGGCGGCGAACCCCCTGCGGGTTGGCGGCGGTGGCCAGGTAGAACGCGCGGGCGGCCGGGGCGCGCCAGTCGATCAGCAGCGGGTCGTAGTCGCCAGAGGTGTCGAAGATGCCGATCCGGCCGATGTAGCGGCACGAGTCGTCGTCGCCGTCGAGGCGGCCGAAGCAGAGGCCGGTCTCCACCGCCGAGTACTGCTCGACCTGTTCGGCGTACATCCGCACGGTGTGGTCGCGCTGCGACCGGGCCTGCTGCGTGCCGCCGGTGGCGCGCAGCTCCTCGGTGAGCCGCCGGGCCGCCTGGTCCCGCATGCCGTCCAGCCGGTCGTAGAGCATCGAGACGTACTTCTGCTCGTGACCGATCTCGTCGTTCTGGTGCAGCTCACCCGACACGTCGGAGTGCGTTGACAAGCCGGCTCCTCATGGCTAAAATTGCGGCAAGGAGTGGCTCAACGAGCCATTCCTTTTTGTGTTTGAACTGAGAAAGATACCGCGCGGCAGGCGGCCGGGCCAAGCCCCGCCGGCCGCCCGCGACGACGTCACACCG is from Micromonospora terminaliae and encodes:
- a CDS encoding HelD family protein yields the protein MLYDRLDGMRDQAARRLTEELRATGGTQQARSQRDHTVRMYAEQVEQYSAVETGLCFGRLDGDDDSCRYIGRIGIFDTSGDYDPLLIDWRAPAARAFYLATAANPQGVRRRRHLRTRERKVTGLNDEVLDIAAASPTAHEEVTGEASLLAALNAGRTGRMRDIVETIQAEQDRIIRADLPGVMVVQGGPGTGKTAVALHRAAYLLYTHRQQLSTRGVLLVGPNATFLRYISQVLPALAETGVLLRTQADLFPGVHARRTEPAETAALKGRAVLAEVLVGAVRDRQWVPDEPLEIELPQREVLTLDPETVRQARDRVRRTERPHNLARALFDIEIVHALADQVAERIGADPLGGENLLSEADRAEIRRELRDEPEIQAALDELWPVLTPQRLLADLFESPERIAAAAPMLTDAERAALHREPGGWTPADVPLLDEAAELLGEDERAAAARRERIRALEREYAEGVLEIWRGSRSIDVEDEADGGEILGVTDLIDADRLSERQGETDNLTTAQRAAADRTWAFGHVIVDEAQELSPMAWRLLMRRCPSRSMTIVGDVAQTGALAGTPSWQEALAPYVANRWRLEELTVSYRTPAEIMAVAAEVLAEIDPALRPPRSVRASGVPPWDRGVPSDRLAAELVEATGREAAGLADGRLGVIVPAGRVDELGAAVVAALPEAAVGEQPELANRVVVLTTEQAKGLEFDSVLVVDPDRIVAESPRGHSDLYVALTRATQRLGILRTT
- a CDS encoding beta-galactosidase yields the protein MRNWHGERIWYGADYNPEQWPEETWAEDVELMRRAGVNLVSVGIFSWALLEPAPGRFEFGWLDRALELLHDGGISVDLATATASPPPWLAHRHPETLPRRADGTILWPGGRQAYCPSSPVFRERSLALVEAVAGRYADHPAVVMWHVSNELGCHNVHCYCDVSAEAFRGWLRERYGDLDALNAAWGTAFWSQRYHDWAEVNPPRSAPTFANPTQQLDFLRFSSDEQRAQLRAEREVLTRLTTQPVTTNFMIGTGIKYLDYHSWAADVDLVANDHYLTAADPQPHLGLALAADHTRGVAGGGPWLLMEHSTSAVNWQPRNVAKTPGQLRRNSLAHVARGADGVLFFQWRASRAGAEKFHSALVPHAGPETKVFREVCRLGADLEALAEVGGSRVDADVAILFDYEAWWGAELDSHPSVDVTYTDRLTALHGALWRAGVTADVVHPSTDLSRYRLVLVPTLYLVREADADALRRYVEAGGTALVTYFSGIVDEHDHIRLGGYPGAFRDLLGVRTEEFFPLRAGESVRLDDGATAAVWTEWLHAEDAEVLAAYADGPLPGVPALTRRAVGAGAAWYLGTRLDEAATDGLVARLLAEAGVHPPATAPAGVEVVRRRTADRSWLFVINHTDAEVRLAVTGAELLAGGWCDGELVVPAGEVAVVRETSGGAGDRALPSGPPDAGAPAVHRTTDAV
- a CDS encoding sporulation protein → MVFKKMLSAFGVGGPSVDTVLTNPNTRPGLTLDGHVNLVGGDAPASIEQITVGLVTRVEIESGDTEYAGVMEFHRMPVSGPLQLAPKQQLSIPFQLPVPWETPVTDVYGQRLHGMTMGLRTELAVARAVDKSDLDQVAVHPLPIHERILDAFQALGFRFKHADLERGHIRGVQQTLPFYQEIEFFAAPQYAQVTTEVELTFVTSQHGVEVILECDKRGGFLTPGHDAFGRYSVPHSDAGRTDWVQVVDGWLRETTSRYGNLRAHGFGAPHGHHGHRGSGMGGMVAGAALGVAGGLVAGELIEDAFEGDFGDFGDFGE
- a CDS encoding DeoR/GlpR family DNA-binding transcription regulator; protein product: MLAQQRQSAILELIRQSGGVRVSHLVSRFGVSDMTIRRDLEVLAERGLVDKVHGGATLAGPGSAEEPGFAAKSIRQQAEKRAIVERAAGLVEPGMAIALSAGTTTAALAARLADVRGLTVVTNSIPVADALYQNPRADQTVVLTGGIRTPSDALTGPVAEAAIAALNVDLLFLGVHGMSPRTGFTTPNLLEAAVNRRLIGAARRLVVLADHTKWETIGIATIAPLEDADLLITDGGLPPEGRRQIGEQVGELIVVDVD